The Paraburkholderia sp. SOS3 genome includes a region encoding these proteins:
- a CDS encoding DUF2065 domain-containing protein, whose translation MDIAGSLLLAIALMLIIEGMFPFVFPVAWRDTFRRIAERPPHHIRIGGLIVMGLGLVLLLIAT comes from the coding sequence ATGGACATAGCCGGATCGTTATTGCTCGCGATCGCCCTGATGCTGATCATCGAGGGGATGTTCCCCTTCGTGTTTCCAGTCGCGTGGCGCGATACCTTTCGTAGAATAGCGGAGCGCCCGCCGCACCATATCCGGATCGGCGGGTTGATCGTGATGGGGCTCGGCCTCGTGCTGCTGCTGATCGCGACCTGA
- the hflX gene encoding GTPase HflX — protein MTPANLTHAALVGIDFGKIDFVASLEELSLLAQSAGAHPAVTLTGRRSSPDAALFVGSGKAEELRVACEANGIDLVIFNHALSPAQQRNLERLLNRRVVDRTSLILDIFAQRARSHEGKLQVELAQLQYLSTRLVRAWTHLERQKGGIGLRGPGESQLETDRRLIGDRIKMLKSRLERLRRQHGTQRRARERNRTMSVSLVGYTNAGKSTLFNALTKAQAYAADQLFATLDTTSRRVYLGGEIGQVVVSDTVGFIRELPHQLVAAFRATLEETIHADLLLHVVDASSAVRLDQIDQVNEVLAGIGADTIRQVLVFNKIDAVPELAARGEAVERDEYGNISRVFLSARTGQGLDALRAAIAEIATAEHLSGADVWAQDEGSQDEGAQDEGMQHQRMQDEGVPDERAPDQRPRPEALHVDRHEDHAEFHEEHEDHRAHRGVTEHGH, from the coding sequence TTGACACCCGCCAATTTGACCCACGCAGCACTCGTCGGCATCGATTTCGGCAAGATCGACTTCGTCGCCAGCCTCGAAGAACTTAGCCTGCTCGCACAAAGCGCGGGCGCCCATCCCGCCGTCACGCTGACGGGCCGCCGTTCAAGTCCGGATGCCGCGCTTTTCGTCGGCAGCGGCAAGGCGGAAGAATTGCGCGTCGCATGCGAGGCGAACGGCATCGATCTCGTCATCTTCAATCACGCGCTGTCGCCGGCGCAGCAGCGCAATCTGGAGCGCTTGCTTAACAGGCGTGTCGTCGATCGCACGAGCCTGATTCTCGACATCTTCGCGCAGCGTGCGCGCAGCCACGAAGGCAAGCTGCAGGTCGAGCTCGCGCAACTGCAATATCTGTCCACGCGCCTCGTGCGCGCGTGGACTCACCTTGAGCGCCAGAAGGGCGGTATCGGCCTGCGCGGCCCCGGCGAGTCCCAGCTCGAAACCGACCGTCGCCTGATCGGCGATCGCATCAAGATGCTGAAGTCGCGCCTCGAGCGTCTGCGGCGCCAGCACGGCACGCAACGCCGTGCGCGCGAGCGCAACCGTACGATGTCGGTGTCGCTCGTCGGCTATACGAACGCGGGCAAGTCGACCCTTTTCAACGCGCTGACGAAAGCGCAGGCCTACGCGGCCGACCAGCTGTTCGCGACTCTCGACACCACTTCGCGGCGCGTGTATCTCGGCGGCGAGATCGGGCAGGTGGTCGTGTCGGACACGGTCGGCTTCATTCGTGAGTTGCCGCACCAACTGGTGGCCGCGTTCCGTGCGACGCTCGAAGAAACGATTCACGCCGATCTGTTGCTGCATGTGGTCGATGCGTCGAGTGCCGTGCGCCTCGATCAGATCGATCAGGTGAACGAGGTGCTTGCCGGCATCGGTGCGGACACGATCCGGCAGGTGCTCGTGTTCAACAAGATCGATGCGGTGCCTGAACTCGCGGCCCGCGGCGAGGCGGTCGAGCGGGATGAGTATGGTAATATTTCGCGCGTCTTTTTGAGCGCGCGCACCGGGCAGGGGCTCGACGCATTGCGCGCTGCCATCGCCGAAATCGCCACTGCTGAACATCTTTCGGGTGCTGACGTCTGGGCGCAAGATGAAGGGTCGCAAGATGAAGGGGCGCAAGACGAAGGGATGCAACACCAACGGATGCAAGACGAAGGAGTGCCGGACGAACGGGCGCCCGACCAGCGTCCCCGGCCTGAAGCATTGCACGTCGATCGCCACGAAGACCACGCAGAATTTCACGAAGAGCACGAAGACCATCGCGCGCACCGTGGGGTCACCGAGCACGGACATTGA
- the hisS gene encoding histidine--tRNA ligase produces the protein MTEQKKKLEKLSGVKGMNDVLPQDAQLWEFFESTVKSMLRSYGYQNIRTPIVEHTQLFTRGIGEVTDIVEKEMYSFTDALNGENLTLRPENTAAVVRSAIEHNLLYDGPKRLWYVGPMFRHERPQRGRYRQFHQVGVEALGFAGPDADAEIILMCQRLWDDLGLTGIKLEINSLGLAQERAAHRVELIAYLEQHQDVLDEDAKRRLYTNPLRVLDTKNPALQDIARNAPKLIDFLGDESLAHFEGLQRILKANNIPFTINPRLVRGLDYYNLTVFEWITDKLGAQGTVAAGGRYDPLIEQLGGKPTAACGWAMGVERILELLKEEQLVPEGEGCDVYVVHQGDAARDQAFIIAERLRDTGLDVILHCSADGAPSSFKSQMKRADASGAAYAVILGDDEIANGTVGVKPLREVGAAGAKSEQQTVPAEDLTEFLINAMVASSDDDAD, from the coding sequence ACCAGAATATTCGTACGCCGATCGTCGAACATACGCAGTTGTTCACGCGCGGTATCGGCGAGGTGACCGATATCGTCGAGAAGGAAATGTACAGCTTCACCGACGCGCTGAACGGCGAGAATCTGACGCTGCGCCCTGAAAACACGGCAGCGGTCGTGCGTTCGGCGATCGAGCACAACCTGCTGTACGACGGGCCGAAACGCCTGTGGTACGTCGGGCCGATGTTCCGTCACGAGCGGCCGCAGCGCGGGCGCTATCGTCAGTTTCACCAGGTCGGTGTCGAGGCGCTCGGCTTTGCGGGCCCCGACGCGGACGCGGAGATCATCCTGATGTGCCAGCGTCTGTGGGATGACCTCGGTCTGACCGGCATCAAGCTCGAAATCAATTCGCTCGGTCTTGCGCAGGAGCGTGCGGCGCACCGCGTCGAGCTCATTGCGTACCTCGAACAGCACCAGGACGTGCTCGACGAGGACGCCAAGCGCCGTCTCTACACGAACCCGCTGCGCGTGCTGGACACGAAGAATCCGGCGCTGCAGGACATCGCACGCAATGCGCCGAAGCTGATCGACTTCCTCGGCGACGAATCGCTTGCGCACTTCGAAGGGCTGCAGCGCATCCTGAAGGCGAACAACATCCCGTTCACGATCAATCCGCGGCTCGTGCGCGGTCTTGATTATTACAATCTGACCGTGTTCGAATGGATTACCGACAAGCTTGGCGCGCAAGGCACGGTTGCCGCCGGCGGCCGTTACGATCCGCTGATCGAGCAGTTGGGCGGCAAGCCGACGGCGGCGTGCGGCTGGGCGATGGGCGTCGAGCGCATTCTCGAACTGCTGAAGGAAGAGCAACTGGTGCCGGAGGGCGAGGGCTGCGACGTCTACGTCGTGCATCAGGGCGACGCCGCGCGCGACCAGGCGTTTATCATCGCCGAGCGGCTGCGCGACACGGGACTCGACGTGATCCTGCACTGCAGTGCGGACGGCGCGCCGTCCAGCTTCAAGTCGCAGATGAAGCGCGCCGACGCGAGCGGTGCGGCCTACGCGGTCATTCTCGGCGACGACGAAATCGCAAACGGCACGGTCGGCGTGAAGCCGCTGCGCGAGGTCGGCGCGGCCGGCGCAAAAAGCGAACAGCAGACGGTCCCGGCCGAAGACTTGACCGAATTTCTAATCAATGCGATGGTTGCGTCCTCTGACGACGACGCCGACTGA
- the hflC gene encoding protease modulator HflC: MNRIIALVIAVVIVLFVGSSMVFTVDQRHMAVLSPRGDGEPTLVGPGLHVKLPPPLQTVTPVDTRIQTLDTPDEDHYAAADKTDLLVNPVIKFRVTDPVRLVTETKGDVQSLPDRLALISRGALTDAFSKYKLADLLSKLQTVGDDARAGMEKAAGSLGVEVVDVQLTRVDFPASMANTVYKRMIAAREQIANQERAQGAAEADKIKDAAAQQQQALLADAYKQAQEIKGDGDGKAAAIAADAYGRDPQFYQFYQSMQAYRNSFKPNDVVVVDSSSDFFRFMRGPNGGETTPNDAAAPRKNHQ; the protein is encoded by the coding sequence ATGAACCGAATCATTGCGCTCGTCATTGCAGTCGTGATCGTGCTGTTCGTCGGATCGTCGATGGTGTTCACCGTCGATCAGCGGCATATGGCCGTGTTGTCGCCGCGCGGCGACGGCGAGCCGACGCTCGTCGGTCCGGGCCTGCACGTGAAGCTGCCGCCGCCGCTGCAAACGGTCACGCCGGTCGACACGCGCATCCAGACGCTCGACACGCCTGACGAAGATCACTACGCGGCGGCGGACAAGACCGATCTGCTCGTGAACCCCGTCATCAAGTTCCGCGTGACCGACCCCGTCAGGCTCGTGACCGAAACGAAGGGCGACGTGCAGAGCCTGCCGGACCGCCTCGCGCTGATTTCGCGCGGCGCGCTGACCGACGCGTTCTCGAAGTACAAGCTCGCGGACCTGCTCTCGAAGCTGCAGACGGTCGGCGACGATGCGCGCGCAGGCATGGAGAAAGCGGCCGGGTCGCTCGGCGTGGAAGTGGTCGACGTACAACTGACGCGCGTCGATTTCCCTGCCTCGATGGCCAATACCGTCTACAAGCGGATGATCGCGGCGCGCGAACAGATCGCGAATCAGGAGCGCGCGCAGGGGGCGGCCGAAGCCGACAAGATCAAGGATGCCGCTGCGCAGCAACAGCAGGCGCTGCTCGCAGACGCCTACAAGCAGGCGCAGGAAATCAAGGGCGACGGCGACGGCAAGGCCGCGGCGATCGCCGCCGACGCGTACGGCCGCGACCCGCAGTTCTATCAGTTCTATCAGAGCATGCAAGCGTACCGGAACAGCTTCAAGCCGAACGACGTCGTCGTGGTCGATTCGAGCAGTGACTTCTTCCGCTTCATGCGCGGCCCGAACGGCGGGGAGACGACGCCGAACGACGCCGCGGCGCCACGCAAAAATCATCAATAA
- a CDS encoding ATP phosphoribosyltransferase regulatory subunit, which produces MSTWLLPENIADVLPSEARKIEELRRRLLDRFRAYGYEMVMPPMLEYIESLLTSGGSDLNLRTFKLVDQLSGRTLGLRADITPQVARIDAHLLNRQGVTRLCYAGVVLHTRPRGLHATREQIQIGAEIYGHAGLEADLEIQQLMLDALRLAGLAKVRLDLCHAGVLAALIDMEPAAAALGEALYGALAGKDVPRLVELTANLTPVVRDALRALPTLYGQADVIDEARARLPNAPDIARALEDLTFLAAQVDGAEVMIDLADLRGYAYHSGVMFSAYVDGVPNAVARGGRYDHVGQAYGRARAATGFSLDLREVARISPVEARSSAILAPWQHDDALRASVAALRDAGEVVIQALPGHDHGVDEFAFDRVLVEEGGAWVVRAR; this is translated from the coding sequence ATGTCGACCTGGTTACTTCCCGAGAACATTGCCGACGTATTGCCGTCGGAAGCGCGCAAGATCGAAGAGTTGCGCCGGCGCCTGCTCGATCGCTTTCGCGCATACGGCTATGAAATGGTCATGCCGCCGATGCTCGAATATATCGAGTCGTTGCTGACGAGCGGCGGCAGCGATCTGAATCTGCGTACCTTCAAGCTCGTCGATCAGTTGTCGGGCCGCACGCTGGGCTTGCGCGCCGACATCACGCCGCAGGTCGCGCGCATCGACGCGCATCTGCTGAACCGTCAGGGCGTGACGCGCCTCTGCTACGCGGGCGTCGTGCTCCATACGCGGCCGCGCGGCCTGCACGCGACGCGCGAACAGATCCAGATCGGCGCCGAAATCTACGGTCATGCGGGCCTCGAGGCGGACCTCGAAATCCAGCAACTGATGCTCGATGCACTGCGTCTCGCGGGGCTCGCGAAGGTGCGGCTCGACCTCTGCCATGCGGGCGTGCTGGCCGCGCTGATCGACATGGAACCGGCCGCTGCGGCGCTCGGCGAAGCGCTGTACGGCGCGCTCGCGGGCAAGGACGTGCCGCGCCTCGTCGAACTCACCGCAAACCTCACGCCTGTGGTGCGCGACGCGCTGCGCGCGTTGCCGACGCTCTATGGTCAAGCGGACGTGATCGACGAAGCGCGCGCGCGCCTGCCGAATGCGCCCGATATCGCGCGTGCGCTCGAAGATCTGACCTTCCTCGCGGCTCAGGTCGACGGCGCCGAAGTGATGATCGATCTCGCTGATCTGCGCGGCTACGCGTACCACAGCGGCGTGATGTTCTCCGCCTATGTCGACGGCGTGCCGAACGCGGTTGCGCGCGGCGGCCGCTACGACCACGTCGGTCAGGCGTACGGTCGTGCGCGTGCCGCCACGGGCTTTTCGCTGGACCTGCGCGAAGTGGCGCGCATTTCGCCGGTCGAAGCGCGCAGCAGCGCGATTCTCGCGCCGTGGCAGCACGACGATGCGCTGCGCGCGAGCGTTGCCGCGCTGCGCGACGCGGGCGAGGTCGTGATCCAGGCGCTGCCGGGCCACGACCATGGCGTCGACGAATTCGCGTTCGACCGCGTGCTCGTCGAAGAGGGCGGCGCGTGGGTCGTGCGAGCGCGGTGA
- a CDS encoding tetratricopeptide repeat protein, with translation MSYHDEQETLESVKAWWERWGNATTWILLVAVVAAAAWNGWNYWQRHQAGEAAVLYDRLQQASAAGDKADKATVTRIATDMEDKFSGTAYAQMSALAAAKALYQAGDEPGAKAQLQWAADHAKDPEFRQIAKLRLASLLLDEKSYDAGLALLEQPESDAFKGVVADSRGDLLAAQGKRDDARAAYKVALDALPKNDTSTRQLIQFKLDALGG, from the coding sequence ATGAGTTACCACGACGAACAGGAAACATTAGAAAGCGTGAAGGCATGGTGGGAGCGTTGGGGTAACGCGACCACGTGGATTCTGCTGGTGGCGGTTGTCGCGGCGGCGGCCTGGAACGGCTGGAACTACTGGCAGCGCCATCAGGCGGGCGAAGCGGCGGTGCTGTACGACCGGCTGCAGCAGGCGAGCGCGGCCGGCGACAAGGCCGACAAGGCAACCGTCACACGCATCGCCACCGATATGGAAGACAAGTTCAGCGGCACCGCTTACGCCCAGATGTCCGCGCTTGCCGCAGCCAAGGCGCTGTATCAGGCGGGCGACGAACCCGGCGCGAAAGCACAGCTGCAATGGGCGGCGGACCATGCGAAAGATCCCGAATTCAGGCAGATCGCGAAGCTGCGGCTCGCTTCGCTGCTGCTCGATGAAAAGTCGTACGACGCGGGGCTCGCGCTGCTCGAGCAACCGGAATCGGACGCTTTCAAAGGTGTTGTCGCCGACAGCCGCGGCGACCTGCTCGCCGCGCAAGGCAAGCGCGACGACGCACGCGCGGCCTACAAGGTCGCGCTCGATGCGTTGCCGAAAAACGATACTTCGACGCGTCAGCTGATTCAGTTCAAGCTCGACGCGCTGGGCGGTTAA
- the hfq gene encoding RNA chaperone Hfq: MSNKGQLLQDPFLNALRKEHVPVSIYLVNGIKLQGNIESFDQYVVLLRNTVTQMVYKHAISTVVPARPVNFHPDSESS; this comes from the coding sequence ATGAGCAACAAAGGGCAATTGTTACAAGACCCGTTTTTGAACGCGCTGCGTAAAGAGCACGTGCCGGTCTCGATCTATCTGGTGAACGGCATCAAGCTTCAAGGGAACATCGAATCGTTCGACCAGTACGTTGTGTTGCTCCGTAACACGGTTACCCAGATGGTTTACAAGCACGCTATCTCGACGGTCGTGCCCGCGCGTCCGGTGAATTTCCACCCGGATTCCGAATCGTCCTAA
- the hflK gene encoding FtsH protease activity modulator HflK, producing the protein MNQYNPRSTWLRLRAMMSLNDPRWGRGDGNGNGGNGDRQRSNDSKRPQNGKGGDGPPDLDEMWRDFNRRLSRFFGRKGGGDRRPDNGRSARIGVGIVIGVLIAIYLGSGVFVVQEGQAGVVLQFGKYRGTVEQGVHWRLPYPFESNEIVNVGQIHSVEVGRSNVVRLANVKDASMLTHDADIVDVRFAVQFQIRKPVDYLFRSVDPEQSVAQAAQAAIRQIVGSRSTSDVLYQDREAIRQQLTDAIQHSLDEFKTGLAVTGVTIQSAQVPEQVQPAFEDEAKARQDRERARRDAQAYANDLLPRAEAQAANLIDEAKSYSDRVVAQAQGDAERFKEVYAQYSKAPAVIRERMYLDTMQYIYSNTTKVFVDSKAGNNVLYLPLDKLVADTQRAAAAAAANAASAGGAGSTAQAAGAPGAQTSPGTIIATPPTPQAVPQFQGQQAGQQAGQQAGQQTPQAASGAASATPASQPAGASDPLRSRDAFRSRGREDDLQ; encoded by the coding sequence GTGAATCAATACAACCCACGGAGTACCTGGCTGCGTCTGCGCGCCATGATGTCGCTGAACGACCCGCGCTGGGGCCGGGGAGACGGCAACGGCAACGGCGGCAATGGCGACCGGCAACGTTCGAATGATTCGAAGCGCCCGCAGAACGGCAAAGGCGGTGATGGCCCGCCGGACCTCGACGAAATGTGGCGCGATTTCAACCGGCGCCTGTCGCGCTTCTTCGGCCGCAAGGGCGGCGGCGACCGCCGTCCCGACAACGGCCGCAGTGCGCGCATCGGCGTGGGCATCGTCATCGGCGTGCTGATCGCGATCTATCTTGGCAGCGGCGTGTTCGTCGTCCAGGAAGGGCAGGCGGGCGTCGTGCTGCAATTCGGCAAGTATCGCGGCACCGTGGAACAGGGGGTGCACTGGCGCTTGCCGTATCCGTTCGAGTCGAACGAAATCGTCAACGTCGGGCAGATCCATTCGGTCGAAGTCGGCCGCAGCAATGTGGTGCGGCTCGCGAACGTGAAGGACGCATCGATGCTCACGCACGACGCCGATATCGTCGACGTGCGCTTTGCCGTGCAGTTCCAGATTCGCAAGCCGGTCGACTATCTGTTTCGCAGCGTCGACCCGGAACAGAGCGTCGCGCAGGCCGCGCAGGCCGCGATTCGCCAGATCGTCGGTTCGCGCAGCACGAGCGATGTGCTTTATCAGGACCGCGAAGCCATCCGTCAGCAACTGACCGATGCGATCCAGCATTCGCTCGACGAATTCAAAACCGGTCTCGCCGTGACGGGCGTGACGATCCAGAGCGCGCAGGTACCCGAGCAAGTACAACCGGCCTTCGAAGACGAAGCGAAGGCGCGTCAGGACCGCGAGCGCGCGAGGCGCGACGCGCAGGCTTACGCAAACGACCTGCTGCCGCGCGCCGAGGCGCAAGCCGCGAATCTCATCGACGAAGCGAAGAGCTACAGCGATCGCGTCGTCGCTCAGGCGCAAGGCGATGCGGAACGCTTCAAGGAAGTCTATGCACAGTACTCGAAGGCGCCCGCGGTGATTCGCGAACGGATGTATCTCGACACGATGCAGTACATCTACTCGAACACGACGAAGGTGTTCGTCGACAGCAAGGCCGGCAATAACGTGCTGTATTTGCCGCTCGACAAACTCGTCGCCGACACCCAGCGCGCCGCGGCGGCTGCCGCTGCGAATGCGGCCTCGGCAGGCGGTGCAGGTTCGACGGCGCAGGCAGCAGGCGCACCGGGCGCGCAAACGTCGCCGGGTACGATCATCGCCACCCCGCCGACCCCGCAAGCGGTCCCGCAATTTCAGGGGCAACAGGCAGGTCAACAAGCCGGCCAGCAAGCAGGTCAACAGACGCCGCAAGCCGCATCGGGCGCGGCGTCCGCGACACCGGCAAGCCAGCCCGCCGGCGCCAGCGACCCACTGCGCTCGCGCGATGCGTTCCGCAGCCGCGGCCGCGAAGACGATCTGCAATAA
- the der gene encoding ribosome biogenesis GTPase Der, producing the protein MKPVIALVGRPNVGKSTLFNRLTRSRDALVADLPGLTRDRHYGEGRVAGERPYLVVDTGGFEPVAKEGILYQMARQTRQAVEESDIIVFIVDGRNGLAPQDKSIADYLRKTGRPIFLVINKAEGMKYTTVAAEFYELGLGDPRAISAAHGDGVAEMIGEALDVAYAGQPEESEEEKAQHGVKIAIVGRPNVGKSTLVNTLIGEERVIAFDMPGTTRDSIYVDFERQGKKYTLIDTAGLRRRGKVFEAIEKFSVVKTLQSISDANVVILLLDAQQDISDQDAHIAGFVVEQGRALVVGVNKWDGLDAHVRERTKADLERKLKFLDFAKFHFISAAEKTGIGPLMRSVDAAYAAAMAKLPTPKLTRALIDAVEFQQPRRKGPVRPKLRYAHQGGQNPPIIVIHGNALDAVTDTYKRYLENRFRETFALTGTPLRIEFRSSTNPYADKG; encoded by the coding sequence ATGAAACCCGTTATTGCCCTCGTCGGGCGCCCCAATGTGGGGAAATCCACACTGTTCAACCGTCTCACGCGCTCACGCGACGCGCTCGTCGCGGACCTGCCCGGGCTCACGCGCGACCGCCACTACGGCGAGGGGCGCGTCGCCGGCGAGCGGCCGTATCTCGTCGTCGACACGGGCGGTTTCGAGCCGGTCGCGAAAGAGGGCATCCTTTACCAGATGGCCCGCCAGACGCGCCAGGCGGTCGAGGAATCGGACATCATCGTGTTCATCGTCGACGGCCGCAACGGCCTTGCGCCGCAGGACAAATCGATTGCCGACTATCTGCGCAAGACGGGCCGGCCGATCTTCCTCGTGATCAACAAGGCCGAAGGGATGAAGTACACGACGGTCGCCGCCGAATTTTACGAACTCGGTCTAGGCGACCCGCGAGCGATTTCGGCCGCGCACGGCGACGGCGTCGCCGAAATGATCGGCGAAGCGCTCGACGTCGCCTATGCGGGCCAACCGGAAGAATCCGAAGAAGAAAAAGCGCAGCACGGCGTGAAGATCGCGATTGTCGGGCGCCCGAACGTCGGCAAGTCGACGCTCGTCAACACGCTGATCGGCGAGGAACGCGTGATCGCGTTCGATATGCCAGGCACGACGCGCGACTCGATTTACGTCGACTTCGAACGTCAGGGGAAAAAGTACACGCTGATCGACACGGCGGGCTTGCGCCGCCGCGGCAAGGTGTTCGAGGCGATCGAGAAATTTTCGGTCGTGAAGACGCTGCAGTCGATCTCCGATGCGAACGTCGTCATCCTGCTGCTCGATGCGCAGCAGGATATTTCCGATCAGGACGCGCATATCGCTGGCTTTGTCGTCGAGCAGGGGCGCGCGCTCGTGGTGGGCGTGAACAAATGGGACGGGCTCGATGCGCACGTGCGTGAGCGCACAAAAGCCGACTTGGAGCGCAAGCTAAAATTTCTCGACTTCGCGAAGTTCCATTTCATTTCGGCTGCGGAAAAGACCGGCATTGGCCCGTTGATGCGCTCGGTCGATGCCGCGTATGCAGCCGCGATGGCGAAGCTGCCGACGCCGAAGCTCACGCGCGCGCTGATCGACGCCGTCGAATTCCAGCAGCCGCGCCGCAAGGGGCCGGTGCGTCCGAAGCTGCGCTACGCGCACCAGGGAGGACAAAACCCGCCGATCATCGTCATTCACGGCAATGCGCTCGATGCAGTGACGGACACCTATAAGCGCTACCTCGAAAACCGCTTCAGGGAAACTTTCGCGCTGACTGGGACTCCATTGCGAATAGAGTTCCGATCGTCGACGAACCCTTATGCGGACAAAGGCTGA
- the bamB gene encoding outer membrane protein assembly factor BamB — translation MNLLKRYAVPVACTLAVLTMAACSSSKDERRVPTPLTEFKSQLDVQQTWKASVGKAGRYMFAPVAVGDAVYAAGANGSVAKIDAKTGNDIWRVKLKDDLSAGVGTDGNLTAVGGLKGAVDVLGPDGKLLWRGSVQGEILSPPLVGNGLVIVRTIDGQIIAFNGQTGEQRWVFRNRAVPLNLRVTAGMTFAGDAAVLAGFPGGQFAAINLQNGDAYWQTPVSYPKGVTEVERINDVTGPPTLVGAETCAVTFQGQLGCFDANSGRALWEKPFSSTSGIAQDEQVVVGGDDWSIVTAFDATTGKQLWRNEQLKSRDVSVPTLLGHAAVVGDYKGFVHFLSRDDGSFVARMKTDGSEITAAPVLAGDTLVVQTHDGDLYGFRPR, via the coding sequence ATGAATCTGCTGAAACGTTACGCCGTGCCCGTCGCATGCACGCTCGCGGTGCTCACGATGGCCGCGTGCTCGTCGTCGAAAGACGAGCGCCGCGTGCCGACGCCGCTGACCGAATTCAAGTCCCAGCTCGACGTGCAGCAGACGTGGAAGGCGAGCGTGGGCAAGGCGGGCCGCTATATGTTCGCGCCGGTCGCGGTCGGCGATGCCGTCTATGCGGCGGGCGCAAACGGCTCGGTCGCGAAGATCGATGCAAAGACCGGCAACGATATCTGGCGCGTGAAACTGAAGGACGATCTGTCTGCAGGCGTCGGCACCGACGGCAATCTGACGGCGGTCGGCGGACTGAAGGGTGCGGTGGACGTGCTTGGACCCGACGGCAAGCTGCTGTGGCGGGGCTCGGTGCAGGGCGAGATCCTGTCGCCGCCGCTCGTCGGCAACGGTCTCGTGATCGTGCGCACGATCGATGGGCAGATCATCGCGTTCAATGGGCAAACGGGCGAACAGCGCTGGGTGTTCCGCAACCGCGCCGTGCCGCTGAACCTGCGCGTGACCGCCGGCATGACGTTCGCCGGCGATGCGGCGGTGCTCGCCGGCTTCCCGGGTGGCCAGTTCGCGGCGATCAATCTGCAGAACGGCGATGCGTACTGGCAAACGCCGGTCTCGTATCCGAAGGGCGTGACCGAAGTCGAGCGCATCAACGACGTGACCGGGCCGCCGACGCTCGTCGGCGCCGAAACCTGCGCGGTGACGTTCCAGGGCCAACTCGGCTGCTTCGATGCGAACTCGGGCCGCGCGCTGTGGGAAAAGCCGTTTTCGAGCACAAGCGGTATTGCGCAGGACGAGCAGGTGGTCGTCGGCGGCGATGACTGGTCGATCGTGACCGCGTTCGATGCGACGACCGGCAAGCAGTTGTGGCGCAACGAACAATTGAAGAGCCGCGACGTCAGCGTGCCGACGCTGCTCGGCCACGCGGCGGTGGTCGGCGACTACAAGGGCTTCGTGCATTTCCTGTCGCGCGATGACGGCTCCTTCGTTGCGCGCATGAAAACCGATGGCAGCGAAATTACCGCTGCGCCGGTGCTGGCAGGCGATACGCTCGTCGTGCAGACGCACGACGGCGATCTGTATGGGTTCCGGCCGCGCTAA